The Fusobacterium necrophorum subsp. necrophorum genome has a window encoding:
- a CDS encoding TrkA family potassium uptake protein: MKQYLVIGLGRFGRSVAKTLYESDQEVMAVDVSEDLVQDMINDYKVENAMVLDGTDLTSLQEIGAQNFDTAFVCMRNLEASILTTLNLRELGVSKIIAKAGSREHGKVLEKIGASKIVYPEEYMGRRIAQLVMEPNMIEHLRFSSDFLLAEIKAPNLFWNKTLIELNVRNKYNANIVGIRKANDVFYPNPAAETLIEKGDILVVITDSKTARTLESLGE; the protein is encoded by the coding sequence ATGAAACAATATTTAGTCATTGGTTTGGGACGTTTCGGAAGAAGTGTTGCGAAAACGTTGTATGAATCCGACCAGGAAGTGATGGCAGTGGATGTATCGGAAGATTTAGTCCAAGATATGATAAATGACTACAAGGTAGAGAATGCCATGGTTTTAGATGGAACTGATTTAACGAGTTTGCAAGAAATAGGAGCCCAAAATTTTGATACAGCCTTTGTATGTATGAGAAATTTAGAAGCAAGTATTTTAACAACTTTGAATTTACGAGAATTGGGAGTTTCTAAAATTATTGCAAAAGCGGGGAGCAGGGAACATGGAAAAGTTTTAGAAAAAATAGGAGCCAGTAAGATTGTATATCCTGAAGAGTATATGGGACGAAGAATTGCTCAATTGGTCATGGAACCAAATATGATAGAACATTTGCGTTTTTCTTCAGACTTTTTATTGGCAGAAATCAAAGCACCGAATCTTTTTTGGAATAAAACTTTGATAGAATTGAATGTAAGAAATAAATATAATGCCAATATAGTAGGAATTCGAAAAGCGAATGATGTCTTCTATCCGAATCCTGCCGCAGAAACATTGATTGAAAAAGGAGATATTCTCGTTGTTATTACAGATTCTAAAACAGCCAGAACTTTGGAAAGTTTGGGAGAATAG
- a CDS encoding TrkH family potassium uptake protein: MKGDKEQISPSRKLILGFLSVIAVGVFLLMLPFSWKEGKSLNFLEALFTVVSAVCVTGLTVVDVSEVFSPLGDVILIALIQIGGLGVMTFSSIVFLLAGQKMTLYTRILLKEERNANSVGEILNFVRLMLLTVFIIESIGAVILIHEFRKIMPHEQAIYYGIFHSISAFCNAGFSLFSNSLENFRGNSVISLTISYLIILGGMGFAIINSFIMMIRKGVSRFTLTSKLAIHISMILTFGGAVLFFLLEFSNSATLSPLPWSEKIISSVFQSVTLRTAGFNTIPLGNLRSATVFMACIWMLIGASPGSTGGGIKTTTLGVILFYVIGIIRGKEHVEIFNRRLDWDVMNKALALLVLSLSYIALVILFLLVLEPFSMEKIVFEVVSAFGTVGLTMGITPYLSVSSKLVIIVTMFVGRLGPMTIALALGEKKKKARVQYPKEDILIG; this comes from the coding sequence ATGAAAGGGGATAAAGAACAAATTTCTCCTTCTCGAAAATTGATTTTAGGGTTTTTGTCAGTGATTGCCGTTGGAGTATTTTTGCTGATGTTACCTTTTTCATGGAAGGAAGGAAAGAGTTTGAACTTTTTAGAAGCCTTGTTTACAGTCGTATCCGCTGTTTGTGTGACAGGATTGACTGTGGTCGATGTGTCGGAGGTGTTTTCACCGCTGGGAGATGTGATTCTGATTGCTTTGATTCAGATTGGAGGATTGGGAGTCATGACCTTCTCTTCTATCGTGTTTCTATTGGCAGGACAGAAGATGACCTTATATACAAGAATACTTTTAAAGGAAGAAAGAAACGCCAATAGTGTGGGAGAAATTTTAAATTTTGTTCGTTTGATGCTTTTAACAGTTTTTATTATTGAAAGTATAGGAGCCGTTATTTTAATTCATGAGTTTCGAAAAATTATGCCCCACGAACAGGCAATTTATTATGGAATATTTCATTCGATTTCTGCCTTTTGTAATGCCGGATTTTCCTTGTTTTCTAACAGTTTAGAAAATTTTCGCGGAAATTCCGTTATCAGTTTGACGATTTCCTACTTGATTATTTTAGGAGGAATGGGCTTTGCCATCATCAATTCTTTCATTATGATGATACGTAAGGGGGTAAGTCGTTTTACCTTAACTTCCAAGTTGGCCATTCATATTTCTATGATTCTTACTTTTGGAGGAGCTGTCTTATTCTTTTTATTGGAATTTTCAAATTCTGCAACCTTATCTCCTCTTCCTTGGTCAGAAAAAATTATTTCCTCTGTTTTCCAAAGTGTTACTTTGAGGACAGCCGGATTTAATACCATACCTTTAGGTAATTTGAGAAGTGCGACTGTTTTTATGGCTTGTATTTGGATGTTGATAGGAGCTTCTCCGGGTTCTACGGGAGGAGGAATAAAAACAACGACCTTAGGAGTAATTTTATTCTATGTGATAGGAATTATTCGAGGGAAAGAACATGTTGAAATTTTTAATCGCCGTTTAGATTGGGATGTTATGAATAAAGCCTTGGCACTTTTGGTCTTATCTTTGAGCTATATTGCTCTTGTTATTTTATTTCTTTTGGTCTTGGAACCTTTCTCTATGGAAAAAATTGTCTTTGAGGTGGTTTCCGCTTTTGGAACGGTGGGACTTACGATGGGAATTACCCCATATTTATCGGTGTCTTCCAAGTTGGTGATTATTGTAACCATGTTTGTCGGAAGATTGGGTCCTATGACAATTGCATTGGCTTTGGGAGAAAAGAAGAAGAAAGCTAGGGTACAATATCCAAAAGAAGATATTTTAATCGGATAG